The nucleotide window CTTGGATGTGACATTCTCAAACTCCAAATGCTGGTGAGGCATTCGCGAGACTTGAGCAAACGCGAGTTCGCTTCCTTGACTTTCGTTAAGATGATCGTGGCGTTTTTTGTGTGCTCGCGAAGGCGCACGTCACTGACGTGGCTTTTCTCACCAGTCTTACCAATTTTAATTTAGCCGGCTAATTTTTCAGACTTTGATCAGAACAGACTGAAATTGAAGGACCGATTTTTCGTCCTGTTTTGCCGTCTGACGAGACCGCAAATGCCTGCTTGACTTTGGTTAAGGAAATGACAGCCCGCGCTGCCACCCTCGAGACTACGATCAACTCGGGGTAAAGGAGCGCGCGATGCGCGAAGTCATGACCAAAAGCATGGCCCGAAATATATTTTATGGCGGGTCATTATTCTTCATCATCATCTTTGTAGGGCTGTCCATTCACAGTCACTTCTACATCACAGGAACTTCGACCGATCATGCCGGCATCACCGAAAGTGTGGCCGCAGGTAAGCGTGTCTGGGAAGACAAGGCCTGCATCAACTGCCACACCATTTTGGGTGAAGGTGCCTACTTCGCACCTGAACTTGCAAACGTGATGACGCGCTGGGGCGTTCTCGACGATCCGGACGCCGCTTTCGACACTCTGAAAGGCTGGATGGAATCCATGCCGACAGGCATCGAAGGCCGCCGCCAAATGCCGAATTTCGATCTGACCGACGAAGAAATTCGCGATCTGGCGAACTTCCTGATTTGGACCGACAACATCGACGCCCAAGACTGGCCGCCGAATGAAGCCGGCTGATCCGAACGCAAAAGGAAACTAAGATGAAGTACCAGTCTCAAAAGATAGCCCTGGCGTATTTCGGTGTCGCCCTGGCCCTCTTTGCCGTCCAGGTTCTCGGCGGATTGCTGGCAGGATGGGTTTACGTCCAGCCGAATTTCCTGTCCGAGGTTCTGCCTTTCAACATTATCCGCATGCTGCACACAAACAGCCTGATTGTCTGGCTGCTGCTCGGCTTTTTCGGTGCCGCCTACTTCCTGATACCGGAAGAAGCGGAACGCGAAATCCATTCGCCAAAGCTCGCTTACCTGCAGCTGATCATTCTTGTGGTTGGCACGCTTGGTGTCGTTGTCACCTACACCTTCAACCTGTTTGAAGGAAATTTCCTGCTCGGCAAAGAAGGACGCGAATTCATCGAACAGCCGAAATGGGTGAAGGTCGGCATTGTGGTTGCTGCGCTCATGTTCCTTTACAACGTCACCATGACGGTGCTGAAGGGCAAGAAAACCGCCATCACAAACATCCTTCTGCTTGGTCTTTGGGGCCTGGCGCTGCTGTTCCTGTTCAGCTTCTACAATCCAAGCAACCTTTCGCTGGACAAGCAGTACTGGTGGTACATCGTCCACCTTTGGGTTGAAGGTGTTTGGGAACTGATCATGGCGTCGATCCTGGCGTACCTGATGCTGAAACTCACCGGCGTGGACCGTGAAGTCGTTGAGAAATGGCTTTATGTCATCGTCGCCGCTGCGCTGTTTTCCGGCATCCTAGGAACAGGTCACCACTACTACTGGATCGGAACACCAAGCTATTGGCAGTGGATCGGCTCGATCTTCTCGTCACTGGAAGTGATCCCGTTCTTCGCGATGATGGCTTTCGCCTTCGTCATGGTCTGGAAAGGCCGCCGCGATCATCCGAACAAGGCTGCGCTTCTGTGGTCGCTCGGTTGTGCGACGCTTGCCTTCTTCGGCGCCGGCGTCTGGGGCTTCCTCCACACGCTGCATGGTGTGAACTACTACACGCACGGCACTCAGATCACGGCCGCCCATGGTCACCTGGCCTTCTTCGGAGCCTATGTCGCCCTGAACCTGGCAATCATCACCTACGCAATGCCAATCCTGCGTGGCCGTGACCCATACAACCAGGTGCTCAACATGGCCTCCTTCTGGCTGATGTCGGGCGGTATGGCGTTCATGACATTCGTCCTGACATTTGCAGGGACCATCCAAACGCACCTGCAACGCGTTAACGGCGATTACTTCATGGATGTCCAGGACCAGTTGGCGCTGTTCTACTGGATGCGCTTCGGCGCAGGCGCAGCCTTCGTCATCGGCGCATTGCTCTTCATCTATGCGGTGGCAATGCCGAAAAGCGAAGTCATCGAACCCGGTGACGCAGCCAACGTTCCGGCGGAGTAAGACCTATGGAAGGTAGCGTATCATTGGCAAAGGGGGCGGCTGACGCCCCTTTTTACCTAGCCCAGTCAGACGAATGCACAGTCTTTGAGGCTGCGCACAAGAACGGACTTCCGGTCTTGCTGAAAGGACCGACCGGCTGCGGAAAGACCCGCTTCGTCGCCCATATGGCGGCAAAGCTCAACCGCAAGCTCTACACAGTCGCCTGTCACGACGACCTGGCAGCCGCCGACCTGATCGGGCGCTATCTTCTCAAGGGTGGCGAGACCGTCTGGGTCGACGGTCCCCTGACCCGTGCGGTCCGGGAAGGTGCAATCTGTTACCTCGATGAAGTCGTTGAAGCGCGCAAGGATGTGACCGTCGTTCTGCACCCGCTGACCGATGATCGCCGAACCCTGCCGATCGACCGGACGGGTGAAGAGCTGCAGGCGGCCCCGGGCTTCATGCTGGTGGCGTCTTACAACCCCGGCTATCAGAACATCCTGAAGACGCTGAAGCCGTCCACACGGCAACGTTTCATATCATTGGAATTCGACTTTCCACCCCCCGATCTTGAATGCGACGTTGTTGCCGAAGAAAGCGGATTGGACAGGTCGCGTGTTGCCGCGCTGGTCCGGCTTGCAGGCAAATTGCGTGCTTTGAAAGGCCAGGATCTGGAAGAAGGTGTTTCAACCCGCCTGGTTGTCTATGCCGCGACGCTCATTGCACAGGGTATGCCTGTAAACCGGGCCGTGCTGGCAGCAATGATTGAACCTTTGACAGATGATGAAGACGTGAAACGCGGGCTCCTAGATCTTGTCACGGCCGTGTTTGGGTGAGGCCAGACCGATGGGCAAGATCGACTTCGAGCCATGGGAACCCGAAGAAACGGTCGGGAAACTGTGGCACGCTTTTGCAAGCCGCCTCGATGCGCCTGAGGTGCATCACGGAGCCGCGGTCGGCCTTTCTGAGGTCGGCGGGCGGCTTGCAGTTCTTTTCCGAGGCCTGGGCGGCAACCACAATGTGGAACTCCGTCCGGTTTCGGAAGAGGTGTCGCGTCACCGCCTCAGTTTTCTGAGGCGGCTCGGGACCGAGGTTGAAACCGTACCTCGCGCCAGTTTTGACGGTGAAATCCTGCGTTTGCCGGCATCCCTTGCTGTCTTCCCGACCCGGGAAGCAAATGCAGCGCTCTATATCTGGCTGACCGCTCTGGCGGCAAATGCGCCAAGCTACACGGTCGAGACCGATCCACTGCGCGCGGACCTGCAGGTTTTGCGCGCAATCGGCCAGATGGTTCGGGAAACTCTTCTCCATGCTCCAGGCCTGAATGAACTCTATTCGGTCTTGAGCCATGGGAGCTTGTTGCAACGACCGGCCGCGTCCCTGCCTCGCTGGGAAGCAAATCTGGAAGCACTTGTCCGCCACATGCTTGGCGACCCCGCTGAACTTTCCATAGAGGTTCAGAAAGTACAGAACGCACTGGAAAGCGGTGACATTTCTGAATTCGAAGCCCCTCGTGGGTATCGTCCATTTCGACCGGTTCCGGTCTGGCCGGATCTGCGCGAGGTTGTCTTTTCTTGCGGCGACGAAGTTGAAAACCGCGAAACCGACGGTACGCCAGAAGAGGCCGGCGACAAAACCCTGCGGGCACGTCGGCGCAAGTCCGACCAGGCTGAACGCCATGACAGTCTGATCCTTCACAAATTCGAAGCGATCCTGAGCTGGGCAGAGTTTTTGAACCTCAATCGGCGGGTCGACGACGACGACAACGACGATGCCAAGAAAGCTGCCGATGATCAGGATGAAATCGGCCTCGGGCAAATTTCGAAATCACCGGCAACACGCCTGAAATTGCATCTGGACCTCGCTCCTGAAGACGTCGACCGGGAACGCCTTTCAGGCAAAATCCTTTACCCCGAGTGGGACACACGAAGCGGCCGATACCTGCCGGATCATGTATGTGTCCTGACAAGTGTAGCCGATGCCGACCCGGACAATGATGTGGCCGCCAAGGATCCCCGCGCTGCGCGGCGCATCAGATCCGTCAAGAAACAATTCGAAGCGCTTCGCCCCGGCCGTGTGACAACGCGCGGGCATATGGAAGGCGACCTGTTGGACATGGACACTGCTGTCAGATCCGAGGTCGAACGGATTGCAACCGGTTCAGGCAATGACCGGGTCTGGCTCCAGACCCGGCCGGAGGCGCGCGACCTTGCGGTTTCCATCCTTCTCGACGTGTCCCGGTCCACTGAAAGTGCGGTCACGGGCCGGGCTGTTATCGATATTGAGCGGGAGGCACTGACAGCGCTCGCCTGGGGCCTGAATGCCTGCGGCGACGACTTTGCAATCAACGCGTTTTCCTCGCTCAAACGGCATCGTGTCTATCTGCAGTCCTGCAAACGGTTCGATGAGCCGATGTCCGCCAAGGTTGAGCACCGTATCAGCGGACTGAGGCCAGGGTTTTACACCCGGCTTGGTGCTGCGCTCCGATATACATCGAGCGAACTGGCCGAGCAGTCACGCAAACGCAAGCTTCTGCTTGTCATCACTGATGGCAAACCGAACGATCTCGATCATTATGAGGGCCGGCACGGGATCGAGGATACGCGCATGGCCGTGCGCGAAGCCCGTAGGGCCGGTCAATCCGTGTTTGGCGTAACAATCGACAAAACGGGCAAGTCGTGGTTTCCAAGACTTTTCGGTCAGGGCGGCTTTGCGGTCATTCCGCATCCAGACAAGCTGACCCAGGCGCTGCCGGAAATCTATCGGCAATTGATTGGCGGCTGACCATGGTAAGAACCACGGCAAACCCGTCGCCCGGAGGTCTGGATGACCTGCCCGGCGACCTGATGATGTGGGTCCTCATCATCAGTGAGCTTCTGGTTTTTGGTGCGGGCCTGGCAGCCTTTCTGGGAGTGCGGATATCCGACCCGGCAGGTTTTGCAGAGGCCAGAACCTACCTTCATCCAACGCTTGCCGGCATCAATACGGTTGTCCTGATCACCAGCGGTTTTCTCGCTGCCAGATCGGTCGATCTGCGGCAGCAGGATCGACGAAAGACGGCACGCATTGCGCTGACCGGGGCGATGACGCTGGGTGTCGTTTTTCTGGTCATCAAGGCAATTGAATATGCTGACACGGCAGCACAGGGCATCTCGACGGAAACCCACCCGTTTTTTACGTTCTACTATCTGCTGACCGGTTTTCACGCAATGCATGTTATTGCGGGAATTGTCATTCTCGCGTTGGTCGCCTGGAAAGACACACCCCGAAACATGGAAGTCGGAACAGCCTTCTGGCACATGGTGGACCTGGTATGGGTGCTGTTGTTCCCGGTCATCTACCTGCTGGCGTGAGACGGAGATGACGCGCAATCCGACGACAAATGCCTGGCTTCAACTGCTGCTTTTAAGTGGCTTGTCCGTCGTTCTGGCTGCTGGTGCTGCGGGACTTCTGGACCCAAGTGTCACAGGCGTGCTTGTTCTTGCACTTGCGTGGATGAAAGCACGGGTCATTCTCTCGCGCTATCTGGGCCTATGGCAGGCTCCGGTGTGGCAGTCTGGTTTCAATTGGGTCCTGGCGCTCTACTGCAGCCTGCTGCTTGCGCTTTATCTCATACCCGCCTTCAACTCCTGAAGGCACTAGCCAGTGGTTCGGGCAAATCAAACTCTTCACTCACCCGACGTCTTGCATCCCCTGACATCTTACGTGCAGTCTTTTGAACGATGCCGAGTACTTTCTCGTCGCTATGCTTGGCAGCGAAAGGCGCAAAATACCATTTGAGAAACACGAAACAAATCGTGTCCTCCAGCGCCTGGACATCCGCATGCTGCTTGATACCCTCCTTGCGCAGCATCCGCTCGGCAGCTGCAATGTCTTCTGATGCATAGCCGGCTGCGGCCATGATCTCGCCGACCCTTTGCGCGTGATGTCCGGCCAGGTTTCGGCGCCAGGCATGATACCCCGCCTTGCCTTCCGGAAAGGTTGCGCGGGGCACTGTCCAACGTTCGATGTGCTGACCACGGGCGGCGATTTTCAACGGATCGGATGCTTGCGGGAACAAGCGGCTCAACTCCGAACTCATACGCTCGCCATAAAGACGGGCAGCAGGATTGCCTTCTTCCAGGTTCGGATCGGCTGTATTGGCTTCGTCGATTGCCGCGAGGGCCTTTTCCAGGTGTGTCATTGTGCTTTGTGCCAGGCCTCGACCGGATCGCTTTCAGAATATTCACGCAGCATTTCGATGTCTTCGATCGCCGCGTGGTTGCGCTTGATATGGACGCCAGCCGATTTCAAACGGGCAAACGATCGCGAAAGGCTTTCCGGCTTCATGCCCAGGCGGCCGGCGATCAGAAATTTGTCGTATGGAAGGGTGACGACACAACTGCCCGTTTCCTGTTCGCACAGCTCCAACAGAAATTCGGCAACGCGCTGCGGGCCGGTTTGGGCCTTGAGTTGCTCAAGCTGCGAGACCAGCGAATGCAGGTGCATGAAAGTCGACGCCAAAACGGCAACCGCTATCTCCGGATCCTTGCGCATCGCCTCCAGCAGCGCCACGCTCGGTATGCGCATGACTTCGCAAGAAGTGACCGCTTCGGCAGAGACCGGATAAGCGTGACCGCGGAACGCCACTGCCTCACCAAAGCTTTGCCCCTTGGCAAAGACGTTCACGACGGCCTCGCCGCCATTGGGCGCTATCCGGTAAAGCTTGACCCAGCCCTCTGTCACGATGTGGATCGCCTTGGCAGTTTCCCCTTGCAGAAACAGCGTCTCGCCGCGATCGTATTCGCGCCAGCTGGACAGTGACAGGATCATGTCCTGCGTGTCTTGCGGGAAGGTCTGCAACAACAAAGAATTCTGCGCAATCTTCTTGCGGCGTTCATTCGGCATTCGGTTTCCTAGTCAGGCTTCACAAAAGCCTGCCCCTCCTATTGGCCTAGGGATATTACACAATCCGTTGTCACGGTCACATCTGTTGAATTGCTGATATGGCAACGAACTTGCCGCGGTGTCTTGACTATTGTCATTTCAAGCCAGGCCCGGCGCTCCTAGTCTTGTCAGGAAGATGAGAAAGCGGGGATCACATGGACTACCAATCCTTTTTCCGAAACCAGCTCGCTGAACTCAAACAAGAGGGAAATTACCGGGTCTTTATCGATCTTCAGCGCAAGCGCGGTAATTTTCCTGCTGCCGTCCGGACCCACAAAAAGGGCCAGGACGACGTCACGATCTGGTGTTCAAACGACTATCTTGGCATGGGCCAGAATCCGGATGTGGTTGCTGCCATGCACGCAGCCGTCGACAGATGCGGTGCAGGCGCCGGCGGTACACGCAACATTTCCGGTACGACCCACGACCATGTTCTTTTGGAAGAAGAGCTTGCGGACCTGCATGACAAGGAAGCTGCGTTGGTTTTCACGTCCGGCTATGTGTCGAACTGGGCGGCCCTTGGAACACTTGCGTCAAAGATCCCGGGCTGCATCGTTTTTTCCGACAGCCTGAACCACGCTTCGATGATTGAAGGGATCCGTCACTCAAGAGCGGACAAGGTCATCTGGAAACACAATGATCTTGAGGATCTGGAACATAAGCTCGCATCGGCAGATCCGGCTCGGCCCAAACTGATCGCGTTTGAGAGCGTCTACTCCATGGACGGCGATATCGCCCCGATTGCCGAGATCTGCGATCTGGCAGACAAATATGGCGCCATGACCTATCTCGATGAAGTGCACGCAGTCGGGCTCTATGGTCCGCGCGGCGGCGGCATCGCTGAACGCGAGGGCCTCATGGATCGCCTGACCGTCATTGAAGGAACGCTCGGCAAGGCGTTTGGTGTGGTTGGCGGATATATTGCCGCATCAACCGAGCTTTGCGACTTCGTTCGAAGCTTCGCCAGCGGCTTCATTTTCACGACCGCCCTTCCGCCGGCAATCGCCGCGGCCGCGACCGCCTCTATCCGGCATCTGAAGCGGAGCAATA belongs to Roseibium porphyridii and includes:
- a CDS encoding c-type cytochrome codes for the protein MREVMTKSMARNIFYGGSLFFIIIFVGLSIHSHFYITGTSTDHAGITESVAAGKRVWEDKACINCHTILGEGAYFAPELANVMTRWGVLDDPDAAFDTLKGWMESMPTGIEGRRQMPNFDLTDEEIRDLANFLIWTDNIDAQDWPPNEAG
- a CDS encoding cbb3-type cytochrome c oxidase subunit I — protein: MKYQSQKIALAYFGVALALFAVQVLGGLLAGWVYVQPNFLSEVLPFNIIRMLHTNSLIVWLLLGFFGAAYFLIPEEAEREIHSPKLAYLQLIILVVGTLGVVVTYTFNLFEGNFLLGKEGREFIEQPKWVKVGIVVAALMFLYNVTMTVLKGKKTAITNILLLGLWGLALLFLFSFYNPSNLSLDKQYWWYIVHLWVEGVWELIMASILAYLMLKLTGVDREVVEKWLYVIVAAALFSGILGTGHHYYWIGTPSYWQWIGSIFSSLEVIPFFAMMAFAFVMVWKGRRDHPNKAALLWSLGCATLAFFGAGVWGFLHTLHGVNYYTHGTQITAAHGHLAFFGAYVALNLAIITYAMPILRGRDPYNQVLNMASFWLMSGGMAFMTFVLTFAGTIQTHLQRVNGDYFMDVQDQLALFYWMRFGAGAAFVIGALLFIYAVAMPKSEVIEPGDAANVPAE
- a CDS encoding CbbQ/NirQ/NorQ/GpvN family protein, whose amino-acid sequence is MEGSVSLAKGAADAPFYLAQSDECTVFEAAHKNGLPVLLKGPTGCGKTRFVAHMAAKLNRKLYTVACHDDLAAADLIGRYLLKGGETVWVDGPLTRAVREGAICYLDEVVEARKDVTVVLHPLTDDRRTLPIDRTGEELQAAPGFMLVASYNPGYQNILKTLKPSTRQRFISLEFDFPPPDLECDVVAEESGLDRSRVAALVRLAGKLRALKGQDLEEGVSTRLVVYAATLIAQGMPVNRAVLAAMIEPLTDDEDVKRGLLDLVTAVFG
- a CDS encoding nitric oxide reductase activation protein NorD — translated: MGKIDFEPWEPEETVGKLWHAFASRLDAPEVHHGAAVGLSEVGGRLAVLFRGLGGNHNVELRPVSEEVSRHRLSFLRRLGTEVETVPRASFDGEILRLPASLAVFPTREANAALYIWLTALAANAPSYTVETDPLRADLQVLRAIGQMVRETLLHAPGLNELYSVLSHGSLLQRPAASLPRWEANLEALVRHMLGDPAELSIEVQKVQNALESGDISEFEAPRGYRPFRPVPVWPDLREVVFSCGDEVENRETDGTPEEAGDKTLRARRRKSDQAERHDSLILHKFEAILSWAEFLNLNRRVDDDDNDDAKKAADDQDEIGLGQISKSPATRLKLHLDLAPEDVDRERLSGKILYPEWDTRSGRYLPDHVCVLTSVADADPDNDVAAKDPRAARRIRSVKKQFEALRPGRVTTRGHMEGDLLDMDTAVRSEVERIATGSGNDRVWLQTRPEARDLAVSILLDVSRSTESAVTGRAVIDIEREALTALAWGLNACGDDFAINAFSSLKRHRVYLQSCKRFDEPMSAKVEHRISGLRPGFYTRLGAALRYTSSELAEQSRKRKLLLVITDGKPNDLDHYEGRHGIEDTRMAVREARRAGQSVFGVTIDKTGKSWFPRLFGQGGFAVIPHPDKLTQALPEIYRQLIGG
- a CDS encoding cytochrome c oxidase subunit 3 family protein is translated as MVRTTANPSPGGLDDLPGDLMMWVLIISELLVFGAGLAAFLGVRISDPAGFAEARTYLHPTLAGINTVVLITSGFLAARSVDLRQQDRRKTARIALTGAMTLGVVFLVIKAIEYADTAAQGISTETHPFFTFYYLLTGFHAMHVIAGIVILALVAWKDTPRNMEVGTAFWHMVDLVWVLLFPVIYLLA
- a CDS encoding nitric oxide reductase F protein: MTRNPTTNAWLQLLLLSGLSVVLAAGAAGLLDPSVTGVLVLALAWMKARVILSRYLGLWQAPVWQSGFNWVLALYCSLLLALYLIPAFNS
- a CDS encoding DUF4202 domain-containing protein; this translates as MTHLEKALAAIDEANTADPNLEEGNPAARLYGERMSSELSRLFPQASDPLKIAARGQHIERWTVPRATFPEGKAGYHAWRRNLAGHHAQRVGEIMAAAGYASEDIAAAERMLRKEGIKQHADVQALEDTICFVFLKWYFAPFAAKHSDEKVLGIVQKTARKMSGDARRRVSEEFDLPEPLASAFRS
- a CDS encoding Crp/Fnr family transcriptional regulator — translated: MPNERRKKIAQNSLLLQTFPQDTQDMILSLSSWREYDRGETLFLQGETAKAIHIVTEGWVKLYRIAPNGGEAVVNVFAKGQSFGEAVAFRGHAYPVSAEAVTSCEVMRIPSVALLEAMRKDPEIAVAVLASTFMHLHSLVSQLEQLKAQTGPQRVAEFLLELCEQETGSCVVTLPYDKFLIAGRLGMKPESLSRSFARLKSAGVHIKRNHAAIEDIEMLREYSESDPVEAWHKAQ
- the hemA gene encoding 5-aminolevulinate synthase translates to MDYQSFFRNQLAELKQEGNYRVFIDLQRKRGNFPAAVRTHKKGQDDVTIWCSNDYLGMGQNPDVVAAMHAAVDRCGAGAGGTRNISGTTHDHVLLEEELADLHDKEAALVFTSGYVSNWAALGTLASKIPGCIVFSDSLNHASMIEGIRHSRADKVIWKHNDLEDLEHKLASADPARPKLIAFESVYSMDGDIAPIAEICDLADKYGAMTYLDEVHAVGLYGPRGGGIAEREGLMDRLTVIEGTLGKAFGVVGGYIAASTELCDFVRSFASGFIFTTALPPAIAAAATASIRHLKRSNTEREAHQAIVAKVRKRLDTLGIPHVPNPSHIIPVIVGNPAKCKFLSDTLLDDFGIYIQPINYPTVPKGTERLRITPSPVHTSGDVDRLIVALHSLWNQCQLARQPMAAE